The bacterium genome has a segment encoding these proteins:
- a CDS encoding CapA family protein, translated as MFYKKVIRLIEYTGIIFSLLAVWLSLSAISASLSIGGQQANVLLSNETVEEVTQEQLQSIELPDINLVNNNNHGTMVFVGDIMLSRGIGEIMAKQNNWLYPFKHVREYLQKADLVFGNLEGPISGRGQNQGSIYSFNADPYAAQSLTDSNFTVLSVANNHIFDYGRNAFLDTLAVLRLSEIDAVGGGINFEDAHRPVIRDVKGTKVAFLGYTNLLPRSRGAEDSVPAISYLDEKVMKRDIEIAKTLADIVVVSLHWGDEYETKHNDFQERVAHGAIDAGASLIVGHHPHVVQEVEEYRGGYIAYSLGNFIFDQNFSEDTNKGLILEVTIHDKKISGIKTIGVSFNRTFQPSFMDLGY; from the coding sequence ATGTTCTACAAAAAAGTTATCCGATTAATTGAATACACCGGAATCATATTTTCATTACTTGCCGTGTGGTTGTCTTTAAGTGCGATATCAGCAAGTTTATCTATCGGTGGACAACAGGCGAATGTTCTTTTGTCGAATGAGACGGTTGAGGAAGTTACTCAAGAGCAACTACAGTCTATTGAATTACCAGACATCAATCTCGTGAATAATAATAACCATGGAACAATGGTATTTGTGGGCGACATTATGCTTTCACGAGGTATCGGGGAAATTATGGCGAAGCAAAATAATTGGCTTTATCCATTTAAGCACGTGAGAGAATACTTACAAAAAGCCGATCTCGTGTTCGGAAATCTAGAAGGTCCGATTTCCGGACGCGGACAAAACCAAGGAAGCATCTATTCATTTAATGCGGACCCCTATGCCGCTCAAAGTCTCACTGATTCCAATTTCACCGTGCTTTCAGTCGCCAATAATCATATTTTTGATTATGGACGTAACGCATTTCTCGACACGCTTGCCGTACTGCGTCTTTCGGAGATTGACGCGGTCGGTGGCGGAATTAATTTTGAAGATGCACATCGTCCTGTGATACGAGATGTAAAAGGCACTAAGGTGGCATTCTTGGGATACACAAATCTTCTTCCGCGTTCGCGGGGAGCAGAGGATTCTGTTCCGGCAATTTCATATCTTGACGAAAAAGTTATGAAGCGTGACATAGAAATCGCAAAAACTCTCGCGGATATTGTCGTGGTGTCACTGCATTGGGGCGATGAGTACGAAACAAAGCACAATGATTTTCAGGAACGAGTTGCGCATGGTGCAATCGATGCTGGAGCGTCGCTTATTGTTGGACATCACCCACATGTGGTGCAGGAAGTTGAAGAATATCGCGGCGGATATATCGCGTATAGCTTGGGTAATTTTATATTCGATCAAAATTTTTCAGAAGATACAAATAAGGGACTTATCCTCGAAGTAACGATACATGATAAAAAGATAAGCGGGATTAAAACTATCGGCGTTTCCTTTAATCGGACGTTTCAGCCAAGTTTTATGGATTTAGGTTATTAA